The Streptomyces achromogenes genome window below encodes:
- a CDS encoding ketopantoate reductase family protein: protein MRYVIIGAGAVGGTIAGRLAEAGKQVVLVARGAHRAALAEHGLRLRVPEGPLTFRPPVVESPAELGALRADDVLVLAVKTQDAESALRTWGPAPVEGGGTAAERLPLFCAQNGVESPRLALRRFRHVYGVCVWLPSTHVDPGVVAAAGSPLTGILHLGRHPHGVDDTVRRVAADLEKACFEAPVVPDVSRWQYAKLLSNLANALEAVSGPVGDPRAEALYAQVRAEGESVLRAAGIAYASTDEERAVRGDKITLVPLDGAPRGGGSSWQSLSRGTGTIEADHLNGEIVLLGRLHGVPTPLNELLQRLANEFARERRAPGSLPLPDLLRLADAAVAFLQDSRGPRSVA, encoded by the coding sequence ATGCGCTACGTCATCATCGGGGCAGGGGCGGTCGGGGGCACGATCGCAGGACGGCTGGCGGAGGCCGGGAAACAGGTCGTGCTGGTCGCGCGCGGCGCGCACCGGGCGGCGCTCGCGGAGCACGGACTGCGCCTGCGCGTCCCGGAGGGCCCGCTGACGTTCCGGCCGCCCGTGGTCGAGAGCCCGGCCGAACTCGGCGCACTGCGCGCCGACGACGTCCTCGTCCTCGCCGTCAAGACCCAGGACGCCGAGTCGGCCCTGCGGACGTGGGGCCCGGCCCCCGTCGAGGGCGGCGGCACCGCGGCCGAGCGACTGCCCTTGTTCTGCGCGCAGAACGGCGTGGAGAGCCCGCGACTGGCCCTGCGCCGCTTCCGGCACGTCTACGGCGTCTGCGTCTGGCTGCCGTCCACCCACGTCGACCCCGGTGTGGTGGCCGCCGCGGGCAGCCCGCTCACCGGCATCCTGCACCTCGGCCGCCATCCGCACGGCGTCGACGACACCGTCCGCCGGGTCGCCGCCGACCTGGAGAAAGCGTGCTTCGAGGCGCCCGTCGTACCTGACGTCTCCCGCTGGCAGTACGCCAAACTCCTGTCGAATCTCGCCAACGCCCTGGAAGCGGTGAGCGGGCCGGTCGGCGACCCCCGCGCCGAGGCGCTGTACGCGCAGGTGCGGGCCGAGGGCGAGAGCGTGCTGCGCGCCGCCGGCATCGCCTACGCGAGCACCGACGAGGAGCGGGCCGTACGCGGCGACAAGATCACTCTCGTCCCGCTCGACGGCGCCCCACGCGGCGGCGGCTCCTCCTGGCAGTCCCTCAGCCGCGGCACCGGGACCATCGAGGCCGACCACCTCAACGGCGAGATCGTGCTCCTCGGCCGCCTGCACGGCGTGCCCACCCCGCTGAACGAGTTGCTGCAACGGCTTGCGAACGAGTTCGCCCGGGAGCGGCGGGCGCCCGGTTCCCTGCCGCTGCCGGACCTGCTCCGGCTGGCCGACGCCGCTGTCGCGTTTCTTCAAGATTCCCGGGGACCCCGCTCCGTAGCGTGA
- a CDS encoding phosphotransferase enzyme family protein, producing MDEARARDVLAAAGVLPGPAADARLLALGENAVFAAGGLAVKVGRDAELLARARRELDVAAWLAEAGVPAVRAAEAKPLLVEGHPVTVWHRLPDPVRPAGPRDLAALLRLVHALPAPAFALPPRDLLSGVERWLRLAGDAIDQADAAFLRARRDGFAEAASALTPRLRPGPIHGDALARNVHIGPDGPVLVDLETFSADLREHDLVVMALSRDRYGLPAEAYDAFTEAYGWDVREWEGCAVLRGARETASCAWVAQHAPANAEAAAEFRRRVASLRDGDEAVRWYPF from the coding sequence ATGGACGAGGCGCGGGCGCGGGACGTACTGGCCGCTGCGGGTGTGCTGCCCGGACCGGCGGCGGACGCGCGGCTGCTCGCGCTGGGGGAGAACGCGGTGTTCGCCGCCGGGGGCCTGGCGGTGAAGGTGGGCCGGGACGCCGAACTCCTGGCACGGGCCCGGCGCGAGCTGGACGTCGCGGCCTGGCTGGCCGAGGCGGGCGTGCCCGCGGTGCGGGCGGCCGAGGCGAAGCCGCTGCTGGTCGAGGGGCATCCGGTGACGGTGTGGCACCGGCTGCCGGACCCGGTGCGGCCGGCCGGGCCACGGGACCTGGCCGCACTGTTGCGTCTGGTGCACGCCCTGCCCGCCCCCGCCTTCGCTCTGCCGCCGCGGGATCTGCTCTCGGGTGTCGAACGCTGGCTGCGGCTCGCGGGCGACGCGATCGACCAGGCGGACGCGGCCTTTCTGCGCGCGCGGCGCGACGGCTTCGCCGAGGCCGCCTCCGCTCTCACCCCGCGGCTGCGGCCCGGCCCGATCCACGGCGACGCGCTGGCCCGCAATGTGCACATCGGCCCCGACGGTCCGGTCCTGGTCGACCTGGAGACCTTCTCCGCCGATCTGCGCGAGCACGACCTCGTCGTCATGGCGCTCTCCCGCGACCGGTACGGTCTGCCCGCCGAGGCCTATGACGCCTTCACCGAGGCCTACGGGTGGGACGTGCGGGAGTGGGAGGGCTGTGCGGTGCTGCGCGGCGCGCGCGAGACCGCGAGCTGCGCCTGGGTCGCCCAGCACGCGCCGGCGAACGCCGAGGCCGCGGCGGAGTTCCGGCGCCGGGTGGCGTCACTGCGCGACGGGGACGAGGCGGTGCGCTGGTACCCCTTCTGA
- a CDS encoding 3'-5' exonuclease — protein MAWHQELLVGFDLETTGTDPREARIVTAAVIEVRDGQVLGHREWLADPGVEIPADAVAVHGISNERAAADGAPADRVADAIADVLVGYWRTGVPVVAYNAAFDLTLLSAELRRHGLPSLRERLGGLDPAPVIDPYTIDRSVDRYRRGKRNLEAVCAEYGVRLDSAHDASADALAAARLAGAIAARHPKVAGLGPAELHRRQIDWYAEWAADFQSFLRRKGDAEAVVDGSWPVREPADSPSV, from the coding sequence ATGGCCTGGCACCAGGAGCTGCTGGTCGGCTTCGACCTGGAGACCACCGGGACGGACCCGCGCGAGGCGCGCATCGTCACGGCAGCCGTGATCGAGGTCAGGGACGGGCAGGTCCTGGGACATCGCGAGTGGCTGGCGGACCCGGGCGTGGAGATCCCGGCCGACGCGGTCGCGGTGCACGGGATCAGCAACGAGCGGGCGGCCGCCGACGGCGCTCCGGCCGACCGGGTCGCCGACGCGATAGCCGACGTCCTCGTGGGCTACTGGCGCACCGGGGTCCCGGTCGTCGCCTACAACGCGGCCTTCGACCTCACGCTGCTGTCGGCCGAACTGCGCCGTCACGGGCTGCCCTCCCTGCGCGAGCGCCTCGGCGGCCTCGACCCCGCGCCGGTGATCGACCCGTACACCATCGACCGCTCGGTCGACCGCTACCGGCGCGGCAAGCGCAACCTCGAAGCGGTCTGCGCCGAGTACGGCGTCCGCCTCGACTCCGCGCACGACGCCTCCGCCGACGCCCTCGCCGCCGCCCGGCTGGCCGGGGCGATAGCAGCCCGCCACCCCAAGGTCGCCGGCCTCGGCCCGGCGGAGCTGCACCGCCGTCAGATCGACTGGTACGCCGAGTGGGCGGCGGACTTCCAGAGCTTCCTGCGCCGCAAGGGCGACGCGGAAGCGGTGGTGGACGGGTCCTGGCCGGTGCGGGAGCCGGCCGACAGCCCCAGCGTGTGA
- a CDS encoding SAV2148 family HEPN domain-containing protein, with product MGSGGLELPPGDEGHEGGSADVPPGTVSLARPMETNAIGPELDWDTDAWREVRTRAQRAGRAYVWLNLVEQRLRAVVAAVLRPIYEPVHGDEWVVAAAGPAGQEWVQRAVAVREVSRRKGYLLDPADDNVISFLTLPQLRELMVQHWPCFEPYLDDRRDVELALDELEVTRNVVSRNRALSEAVLNQAERASARLLEMLGTSGDVPSARRLPVDAVEDLVGDRYADVVAVHSDRVRLLRQFPAEDIFDGSRRIDAIGIGLNLLVQNFSGRRLVRLAEGGTRVRLLFLNPASSAVKRRERELGMKRGELSRAVEMNILHMRRVRSRLRDPGAFQIQVYDETPRFTAYLVDGDGTDGIAVIQSYLRRMRGMEAPVLVLRGGSRVVKPGEVDESGLFPAYREEFELAWADSRPVS from the coding sequence GTGGGCTCGGGAGGGCTGGAGCTGCCCCCTGGTGACGAGGGTCACGAGGGAGGCTCCGCAGACGTCCCGCCCGGCACGGTGTCCCTGGCCCGGCCGATGGAGACGAACGCCATCGGACCGGAGCTGGACTGGGACACCGACGCCTGGCGGGAGGTGCGCACCCGCGCCCAGCGGGCCGGCCGGGCCTACGTCTGGCTGAACCTCGTCGAGCAGCGGCTGCGCGCGGTCGTGGCCGCCGTGCTGCGCCCCATCTACGAACCCGTCCACGGCGACGAATGGGTGGTCGCCGCGGCCGGGCCCGCCGGCCAGGAATGGGTGCAGCGCGCCGTCGCGGTACGCGAAGTCAGCCGTCGCAAGGGCTACTTGCTCGACCCGGCCGACGACAACGTGATCTCCTTCCTCACCCTGCCCCAGCTGCGCGAGCTGATGGTGCAGCACTGGCCCTGCTTCGAGCCGTACCTCGACGACCGCCGCGACGTCGAACTCGCCCTGGACGAGCTGGAGGTGACGCGCAACGTCGTCTCCCGCAACCGCGCGCTCTCCGAAGCCGTCCTGAACCAGGCCGAACGGGCCTCCGCGCGCCTCCTGGAGATGCTCGGCACCAGCGGCGACGTGCCCTCCGCGCGCCGGCTGCCCGTCGACGCCGTCGAGGACCTGGTCGGCGACCGGTACGCGGACGTGGTCGCCGTCCACTCCGACCGGGTGCGGCTGCTGCGCCAGTTCCCCGCCGAGGACATCTTCGACGGCTCCCGCCGGATCGACGCCATCGGCATCGGCCTCAACCTGCTGGTGCAGAACTTCTCCGGCCGCCGCCTGGTCCGGCTCGCCGAAGGCGGCACCCGCGTCCGGCTGCTCTTCCTCAATCCCGCCTCCAGCGCCGTCAAACGCCGTGAACGCGAACTCGGCATGAAGCGCGGTGAGTTGAGCCGGGCCGTGGAGATGAACATCCTGCACATGCGCCGGGTCCGGTCCCGGCTGCGCGATCCCGGCGCCTTCCAGATCCAGGTGTACGACGAGACGCCCCGCTTCACCGCCTACCTCGTCGACGGCGACGGCACCGACGGCATCGCGGTGATCCAGTCCTATCTGCGGCGCATGCGCGGCATGGAGGCTCCGGTGCTGGTGCTGCGGGGCGGCAGCCGGGTGGTCAAGCCGGGCGAGGTGGACGAATCCGGCCTCTTCCCGGCATACCGCGAGGAGTTCGAGCTGGCCTGGGCGGACTCGCGGCCGGTGTCCTGA
- a CDS encoding MMPL family transporter: protein MGNGDTRVRGFAARAGGWSARHRWAAVGIWVLFVVLAMGIGSAAGTVEVKESDQLAGETHTAAKIIEDAGIEEPAGETVLIQAKSGSLKATDPEFKAAVTAVVAAVGKTGAVTDVTSPYDTRTISRDGRSALVQFDMRGDSDTAGERVEPVLDAVAGVQKEHSSVRIEEIGGASMMKTFDDAFGDDFQQAEYSAVPVALGILLIAFGALVAALLPVALAVTAIMATMGLMSIVSHFQPMDDTASSVMLLVGLAVGVDYCLFYLRREREERAAGRDPETALRIAAATSGRAVIVSGVTVCVAMAGMLFTGLATFEAMGLASLMVVAVAMVGSVTVLPALLSLLGHRVEKGRIPFLHPDKRRTKGNGGRAAEGSRFWSAVLKVVLAKPGVSLVVAAGALLAIAAPAVGMKTQNLTLDQEFGDSLPIVQTYNRVNDAFPGGSEPAEVIVKADDINASDVKAALQAFKEQAVSSGASRGPVEIKLHDAQNIAYVYVPLVGGSDLDKAGASLAKLRDEVRPATLGKVDGVQAPITGQVAGSQDFNDQLAGAVTPVFAFVVVFAFLLMLLSFRSLTVAITSIVLNLLSVGAAYGILVAVFQHGWGASLVGAEGVGAIITWLPLFLFVILFGLSMDYHVFVVSRIREARLRGRTTNEAIEHGVVTTAGVVTSAAVIMVAVFAIFGTLSMQSMKQMGVGLAAAVLIDATIIRGVLLPAVMALLGERNWYLPKWLHWLPDLTHDESPEAVTPAARDDEGRPVRV, encoded by the coding sequence ATGGGGAACGGAGATACAAGGGTGCGGGGCTTCGCCGCGCGGGCCGGCGGCTGGAGCGCCCGGCACCGATGGGCCGCCGTGGGCATCTGGGTGCTGTTCGTCGTCCTGGCCATGGGGATCGGCTCGGCGGCCGGCACGGTCGAGGTCAAGGAGAGCGACCAGCTCGCGGGCGAGACCCACACGGCCGCCAAGATCATCGAGGACGCCGGCATCGAGGAGCCGGCCGGCGAGACCGTGCTCATCCAGGCGAAGAGCGGTTCCCTCAAGGCCACCGACCCCGAGTTCAAGGCCGCCGTCACCGCGGTCGTCGCGGCCGTCGGCAAGACGGGTGCGGTCACCGACGTGACCTCGCCCTACGACACGCGGACGATCTCCAGGGACGGTCGCAGCGCGCTCGTGCAGTTCGACATGCGCGGTGATTCCGACACCGCGGGCGAGCGGGTCGAGCCGGTTCTCGACGCCGTCGCGGGCGTGCAGAAGGAGCACTCCTCGGTGCGGATCGAGGAGATCGGCGGCGCCAGCATGATGAAGACGTTCGACGACGCGTTCGGCGACGACTTCCAGCAGGCGGAGTACTCCGCGGTGCCGGTGGCGCTGGGCATCCTGCTGATCGCCTTCGGCGCGCTGGTGGCGGCGCTGCTTCCGGTGGCCCTCGCGGTCACGGCGATCATGGCGACGATGGGTCTGATGAGCATCGTCAGCCACTTCCAGCCGATGGACGACACGGCGAGCTCGGTGATGCTGCTGGTCGGTCTGGCCGTGGGCGTCGACTACTGCCTGTTCTACCTCCGCCGGGAGCGTGAGGAGCGGGCCGCGGGACGTGATCCGGAAACCGCTCTCAGGATCGCCGCGGCGACCAGCGGCCGTGCCGTGATCGTCTCCGGTGTCACCGTGTGCGTGGCGATGGCGGGCATGCTGTTCACGGGGCTCGCCACGTTCGAGGCGATGGGGCTGGCCTCGCTGATGGTGGTCGCGGTCGCCATGGTGGGTTCGGTGACCGTGCTGCCGGCGCTTCTCTCGCTGCTCGGCCACCGGGTGGAGAAGGGCCGGATCCCGTTCCTGCACCCCGACAAGCGCCGCACGAAGGGCAACGGCGGCCGTGCCGCGGAGGGCAGCCGGTTCTGGAGCGCCGTGCTGAAGGTCGTCCTCGCCAAGCCCGGCGTCTCGCTGGTCGTCGCGGCCGGCGCACTGCTCGCGATCGCCGCTCCGGCGGTCGGCATGAAGACCCAGAACCTCACCCTGGACCAGGAGTTCGGCGACTCGCTGCCCATCGTGCAGACGTACAACCGGGTCAACGACGCCTTCCCGGGCGGCTCCGAGCCGGCCGAGGTGATCGTCAAGGCGGACGACATCAACGCTTCCGACGTCAAGGCCGCGCTCCAGGCGTTCAAGGAGCAGGCCGTGAGTTCGGGCGCCTCCCGGGGGCCGGTCGAGATCAAGCTGCACGACGCGCAGAACATCGCCTATGTGTACGTGCCGCTGGTCGGCGGCTCCGACCTGGACAAGGCGGGTGCGAGCCTGGCGAAGCTGCGCGACGAGGTGCGGCCCGCCACGCTCGGCAAGGTGGACGGCGTCCAGGCCCCGATCACCGGACAGGTGGCCGGTTCGCAGGACTTCAACGACCAGCTGGCCGGAGCGGTCACCCCGGTCTTCGCGTTCGTCGTGGTCTTCGCCTTCCTGCTGATGCTGCTGTCGTTCCGCTCGCTGACGGTCGCGATCACCTCGATCGTGCTCAACCTGCTCTCGGTGGGCGCGGCCTATGGCATCCTGGTCGCCGTGTTCCAGCACGGCTGGGGCGCGTCGCTGGTGGGCGCGGAGGGCGTCGGCGCGATCATCACCTGGCTGCCGCTGTTCCTGTTCGTGATCCTGTTCGGTCTGTCGATGGACTACCACGTGTTCGTCGTCTCCCGGATCCGCGAGGCGCGGCTGCGGGGGCGTACGACGAACGAGGCGATCGAGCACGGCGTGGTCACCACGGCGGGCGTGGTCACCAGCGCCGCCGTCATCATGGTCGCCGTGTTCGCGATCTTCGGCACGCTGTCCATGCAGTCGATGAAGCAGATGGGCGTGGGCCTCGCGGCTGCGGTCCTGATCGACGCGACGATCATCCGCGGTGTGCTGCTGCCGGCCGTGATGGCGCTGCTCGGCGAGCGCAACTGGTATCTGCCGAAGTGGCTGCACTGGCTGCCGGACCTCACGCACGACGAGTCGCCTGAGGCGGTCACGCCGGCGGCACGGGACGACGAGGGCCGGCCGGTGAGGGTCTGA
- a CDS encoding DUF1697 domain-containing protein, with protein sequence MTTTYAALLRGINVGGNKKLPMAELRTLLEELGHSDVRTYLQSGQAVFSSAHGDEESLAAALTAAIEKRFGFAVGVLVRDHAYLRAVADACPFPAAELEAKQLHATYFSGPVDEERFAGIDRAARLPEDFRLGDRVLYLYTPVGLGRSKLAEQLGRPRVNKGLIATTRNWNTVLKLVEMTRP encoded by the coding sequence ATGACGACGACGTACGCGGCCCTGCTGCGCGGCATCAACGTGGGCGGCAACAAGAAGCTCCCCATGGCCGAACTGCGCACCCTGCTCGAGGAGCTCGGCCACAGCGACGTGCGCACCTACCTCCAGAGCGGCCAGGCCGTCTTCTCCAGCGCCCACGGCGACGAGGAGAGCCTCGCCGCCGCACTCACGGCGGCGATCGAGAAACGCTTCGGCTTCGCGGTGGGCGTGCTCGTGCGCGACCACGCCTATCTGCGGGCCGTCGCCGACGCCTGCCCGTTCCCGGCCGCCGAACTGGAGGCCAAGCAGCTCCACGCCACCTACTTCTCCGGGCCTGTCGACGAGGAGCGTTTCGCCGGCATCGACCGCGCCGCCCGCCTCCCCGAGGACTTCCGCCTCGGCGACCGCGTCCTGTACCTGTACACCCCCGTCGGCCTCGGCCGCTCCAAACTCGCCGAGCAGCTGGGAAGGCCTCGCGTGAACAAGGGGCTGATCGCCACCACCCGCAACTGGAACACCGTCCTCAAGCTGGTGGAGATGACCCGGCCGTGA